In Hydrogenovibrio thermophilus, the following are encoded in one genomic region:
- the tyrS gene encoding tyrosine--tRNA ligase, which yields MKTVEEQLAIIKRGAEEILVEKELVEKLESGKPLKVKAGFDPTAPDLHLGHTVLINKLKQFQDLGHEILFLIGDFTAMIGDPTGKSATRPPLSEDDVLRNAETYKEQVFKILDPAKTQVVFNSEWMSKLTAADMIKLAGTTTVARMLERNDFGDRYASNTPIAIHEFLYPLVQGYDSVAMDADIELGGTDQKFNLLMGRTLQQHFGKSAQCTLTMPILEGLDGVQKMSKSLGNYIGIKDAPNDMFGKVMSISDELMWRYFELLSFETLETIAGYQQAVKDGENPRNIKIKLALELIERFHDKESAEAALKDFETRFSKNAIPDDMPEFTFHDVMPLANVLKEAGLVASTSDGHRMVKQGAVKLNGEKVSDSRAPVENCEGQVYQVGKRKFARITVQA from the coding sequence ATGAAAACAGTAGAAGAACAATTAGCGATTATCAAACGGGGCGCCGAAGAGATTCTGGTCGAGAAAGAATTGGTGGAAAAATTGGAGTCGGGCAAGCCGCTGAAGGTGAAAGCCGGTTTCGATCCGACGGCGCCGGATTTGCACTTAGGGCACACGGTCTTGATTAACAAACTGAAGCAGTTTCAGGATTTAGGGCATGAAATTTTGTTCCTGATTGGTGACTTCACCGCCATGATTGGTGACCCGACCGGCAAAAGCGCGACGCGCCCGCCGTTGTCGGAAGACGATGTGCTGCGCAATGCCGAAACCTATAAAGAGCAGGTGTTCAAGATTTTGGATCCGGCCAAGACCCAAGTGGTGTTCAATTCCGAATGGATGTCGAAGCTGACGGCGGCGGATATGATTAAGTTGGCTGGCACCACCACGGTGGCGCGCATGTTAGAGCGTAACGACTTTGGTGACCGTTATGCATCCAATACGCCGATTGCGATTCACGAATTCCTGTATCCGTTGGTGCAGGGGTATGACTCCGTTGCGATGGATGCGGACATCGAGCTGGGTGGAACCGACCAGAAGTTCAATTTGTTGATGGGGCGTACCCTGCAACAGCATTTCGGTAAAAGTGCTCAGTGTACGTTGACGATGCCGATTTTGGAGGGCTTGGACGGCGTGCAAAAAATGTCCAAGTCCTTGGGGAACTATATTGGTATCAAAGATGCCCCGAATGATATGTTCGGGAAAGTGATGTCGATTTCCGATGAATTGATGTGGCGTTATTTTGAACTTTTGTCGTTTGAGACCTTGGAAACCATTGCCGGTTATCAGCAGGCGGTGAAAGACGGCGAAAATCCGCGCAACATTAAAATCAAGTTGGCGTTGGAGTTGATTGAGCGTTTCCATGATAAAGAAAGTGCCGAAGCGGCGTTGAAAGATTTCGAAACCCGTTTCTCCAAAAACGCCATTCCGGATGATATGCCGGAATTCACGTTTCACGACGTTATGCCGTTGGCGAATGTATTGAAAGAGGCCGGATTGGTTGCGTCGACTTCCGACGGACATCGTATGGTGAAACAAGGTGCGGTCAAGTTGAATGGCGAAAAAGTGTCCGATAGCCGGGCACCGGTTGAAAATTGTGAAGGGCAAGTTTATCAAGTCGGTAAGCGAAAATTTGCCCGAATCACCGTTCAGGCTTAA
- a CDS encoding dihydroorotate dehydrogenase — protein MVDLSVDLKGIRFANPVAMASGNAGYGFEYQAVSGFSNRDVGAVFLKGTTLEPKLGNKPERVMESPCGLLNSIGLQNPGAHAVIADYLPKLDLSQTQFIINVSGSSVEEYAEVVRLFDQTDLPAIEVNISCPNVKKGGAAFGNDPEMAARVVEACRASTTKPLIVKLSPNQTDIAEGARRVIDAGADILSAINTMMGMQIDIDSATPTLGNNQGGLSGPAIKPIALLKVHQVYQVAKQYDVPIIGLGGIASAEDAIEFILAGASMVAIGTAIAKDPLLVKKVSKGVERYMKRHGYRSVNEMTGRLTLNTDTVLCG, from the coding sequence TTGGTTGATTTGTCGGTTGATTTAAAAGGTATTCGGTTTGCAAACCCGGTGGCGATGGCTTCCGGTAATGCCGGTTACGGTTTCGAGTACCAAGCGGTGTCCGGTTTTTCCAATCGCGATGTGGGGGCCGTCTTTCTCAAAGGCACCACCTTGGAGCCGAAGCTCGGCAACAAACCGGAGCGCGTCATGGAATCGCCTTGCGGGTTGCTGAATTCCATCGGTTTGCAAAACCCGGGCGCGCATGCCGTGATTGCAGATTATCTACCAAAGCTCGATTTAAGCCAAACACAATTTATCATTAATGTGTCCGGCTCTTCGGTGGAGGAGTATGCGGAAGTAGTGCGCTTGTTCGATCAAACCGATTTGCCGGCCATCGAGGTGAATATTTCGTGTCCGAATGTGAAAAAGGGCGGTGCGGCCTTCGGGAATGATCCGGAGATGGCCGCGCGCGTGGTCGAAGCTTGTCGGGCCAGTACGACCAAGCCGTTGATTGTGAAGTTGTCGCCGAACCAGACTGATATTGCCGAAGGCGCGCGCCGGGTGATTGATGCCGGAGCGGATATCTTGTCGGCGATTAATACGATGATGGGCATGCAAATCGATATTGATTCCGCCACGCCGACATTGGGTAATAACCAAGGCGGGCTTTCCGGCCCGGCGATTAAGCCGATTGCGCTATTGAAAGTGCATCAGGTCTATCAAGTGGCCAAGCAATACGATGTGCCGATTATCGGTTTGGGCGGAATCGCCTCGGCGGAAGATGCGATTGAATTCATTCTGGCGGGAGCGTCGATGGTGGCCATCGGCACCGCCATCGCCAAAGACCCGCTGCTGGTGAAAAAAGTGTCGAAAGGCGTGGAGCGATATATGAAGCGTCACGGCTATCGCTCGGTTAACGAGATGACGGGCCGCTTGACGCTGAACACCGATACCGTTTTGTGCGGGTAA
- a CDS encoding tRNA (cytidine(34)-2'-O)-methyltransferase: MIHIILYEPEIPQNTGALIRLSANMGAHLHLIQPYAFDLSEKKVRRAGLDYAELANLHEHASLDACLENLQPNRVFALTTKTDRYYTEPSFENGDAFLFGPESRGLPADVLESLPAEQRLTIPMIPGGRSLNLANAVSVMAYEAWRQLDFDMGLPAH; this comes from the coding sequence ATGATTCACATTATTCTCTATGAACCGGAAATTCCTCAAAACACCGGCGCGCTGATTCGACTCAGCGCCAATATGGGCGCGCACCTGCATTTGATTCAACCCTATGCCTTCGACCTCAGCGAAAAGAAAGTCCGCCGCGCCGGTTTGGATTATGCCGAACTGGCCAACCTGCATGAGCACGCTTCACTCGACGCCTGTCTCGAAAACTTGCAGCCGAATCGAGTGTTCGCGTTGACGACCAAAACCGACCGTTATTATACCGAACCAAGCTTTGAAAACGGCGATGCCTTTTTATTCGGTCCGGAAAGCCGCGGCTTGCCTGCCGACGTATTGGAAAGCCTGCCCGCCGAACAGCGACTCACCATCCCAATGATACCGGGTGGCCGCAGCTTGAATCTGGCCAATGCGGTTTCCGTCATGGCTTATGAGGCCTGGCGCCAGCTCGACTTTGATATGGGTTTACCCGCCCACTGA
- a CDS encoding NAD(P)H-dependent glycerol-3-phosphate dehydrogenase, which translates to MTSNASQQRIAVLGAGAWGSALAIHLAKNGHDIQLWEHDPKRAGLLQKHRENERYLKGIAFPERLTVTSDLAEALHSADAVLLVVPSHVFREVLHHVAEVRDLNQAPVHFAWATKGFEPGSSLMLHQIVEQELHNRFPVAVLSGPTFADEVARGLPTAMVSASADASEAQFWADVFHCDTFRMYTQSDIVGVEVGGAYKNIMAIATGLSDGLQLGANARAALIGRGMKEMMRFGAALGAEPETLMGLSGLGDLVLTCTDNLSRNRRFGLRMAQSGLSSDAVIDEIGQVVEGVKAAKAVKRIAERHGLDLPIMEQVYRIITGEKTAQEAVSALMHRDGRSETEHF; encoded by the coding sequence ATGACGTCGAACGCTTCTCAACAACGTATTGCGGTGCTCGGAGCTGGCGCCTGGGGTTCGGCCTTGGCCATTCATTTGGCTAAGAATGGACACGATATTCAGCTTTGGGAACACGACCCAAAACGCGCAGGCTTGTTGCAAAAACACCGCGAAAACGAGCGTTATCTTAAAGGAATCGCGTTTCCGGAGCGTTTGACCGTGACCAGTGATTTGGCCGAAGCCTTGCATTCGGCGGATGCGGTTCTGCTGGTGGTGCCGAGTCATGTGTTTCGCGAAGTGCTGCATCACGTCGCCGAAGTACGTGATTTGAATCAAGCGCCAGTGCATTTCGCTTGGGCGACCAAAGGCTTTGAGCCGGGCAGCAGTTTGATGTTGCACCAGATCGTCGAGCAGGAATTGCACAACCGTTTCCCTGTGGCGGTTTTGTCCGGTCCGACGTTTGCCGATGAAGTGGCGCGCGGTTTACCGACGGCGATGGTCAGTGCCTCGGCCGACGCCTCCGAAGCGCAGTTCTGGGCGGATGTCTTTCATTGTGATACGTTTCGTATGTACACCCAGTCCGATATTGTCGGAGTGGAAGTGGGTGGCGCCTATAAAAATATTATGGCGATTGCCACCGGGTTGTCGGATGGACTTCAGCTGGGGGCCAATGCGCGTGCCGCGCTCATTGGACGCGGCATGAAGGAGATGATGCGTTTCGGCGCGGCCTTGGGCGCGGAGCCGGAAACCTTGATGGGGTTGTCAGGCCTGGGCGATTTGGTCTTAACCTGTACCGATAATTTATCCCGTAACCGCCGTTTCGGGTTGCGCATGGCGCAGTCGGGCTTGTCGTCGGATGCGGTGATTGACGAAATCGGTCAGGTAGTGGAGGGCGTCAAAGCCGCCAAAGCGGTGAAGCGAATTGCGGAACGGCACGGGTTGGATTTGCCGATTATGGAGCAGGTCTATCGCATTATCACCGGCGAAAAAACCGCACAAGAAGCGGTGAGTGCGTTGATGCACCGTGACGGGCGCTCCGAAACCGAGCATTTTTAA
- the secB gene encoding protein-export chaperone SecB encodes MAEQQEKQFSIQKIYTRNISFESPNAPEIFTQEFQPQLDVDLNVETSSLEDGVYHAVVRVTATTKVDDKTAFLCEVEQAGIFSIVGFDEGELNYLLGTQCPNTLFPYAREAISEMVTRGGFPQLLLEPVNFDAMYASHLQQQETQQ; translated from the coding sequence ATGGCAGAACAACAGGAAAAACAGTTTTCCATCCAAAAAATTTACACGCGTAACATTTCATTTGAATCACCGAATGCACCGGAGATTTTCACGCAAGAGTTTCAGCCACAGTTGGATGTGGATTTGAATGTCGAGACCTCCTCGCTGGAAGACGGCGTGTATCATGCCGTGGTGCGTGTCACGGCGACCACAAAAGTGGACGATAAGACCGCATTTTTGTGTGAAGTCGAGCAGGCCGGTATTTTCAGCATTGTCGGTTTTGATGAAGGCGAGTTGAATTATTTGCTGGGAACGCAATGCCCGAATACGTTGTTCCCTTATGCGCGTGAAGCGATTTCCGAAATGGTCACGCGTGGCGGTTTCCCGCAGTTGTTGTTGGAACCGGTGAACTTCGATGCGATGTACGCCAGCCACTTGCAGCAGCAAGAGACGCAGCAGTAA
- the grxC gene encoding glutaredoxin 3, producing MSSKMPEVVVYATQTCPFCTMARNLLEGKGVEYQLIDVGNDRAMWAELQAKTGRNTVPQVFVGEHHVGGFDDLSAADNSGELYKLLAG from the coding sequence GTGAGTTCGAAAATGCCGGAAGTCGTCGTTTACGCAACCCAAACCTGCCCGTTCTGCACCATGGCGAGAAATCTCCTGGAAGGTAAAGGGGTGGAATATCAATTGATCGATGTCGGTAACGACCGTGCCATGTGGGCCGAGTTGCAAGCCAAGACCGGTCGTAACACTGTGCCTCAGGTGTTTGTTGGCGAACATCACGTCGGCGGCTTTGACGATTTGTCGGCGGCAGACAATTCCGGAGAGCTGTATAAGCTTTTGGCCGGATAA
- a CDS encoding rhodanese-like domain-containing protein has translation MFIEFVQEQIFLFIALGVIVAMLFYSYFGDKVSGYKSVNADEAVRLYNSGAWVLDVRSDAEFKTGYIGEAENIPSTEVAKKMDAVLPHKDEPVLVYCQSGMRSASVAKQLVKQGFKEVNNLSGGILSWKNAGLPLNKPVSKKKLKREKK, from the coding sequence ATGTTTATTGAATTTGTGCAAGAGCAAATTTTTCTGTTCATCGCATTGGGCGTGATTGTCGCCATGTTGTTCTACAGTTATTTCGGTGACAAAGTGTCGGGTTATAAGAGTGTGAATGCCGACGAAGCGGTTCGTTTGTATAACTCGGGTGCTTGGGTGTTGGATGTGCGCAGTGATGCGGAATTCAAGACCGGTTACATCGGCGAAGCGGAAAATATTCCCTCCACGGAAGTGGCGAAAAAAATGGATGCGGTTTTGCCGCATAAGGACGAACCGGTGCTGGTGTACTGCCAATCCGGTATGCGTTCGGCTTCCGTGGCCAAACAATTGGTGAAACAAGGTTTTAAAGAAGTGAATAACCTGAGCGGTGGGATTTTGTCCTGGAAAAACGCCGGGTTGCCTTTGAATAAGCCGGTTTCTAAAAAAAAACTAAAAAGAGAAAAGAAGTGA
- the gpmI gene encoding 2,3-bisphosphoglycerate-independent phosphoglycerate mutase — MTDKVQIEHRPTGLIILDGWGHREATQHNAIAQASTPNWDNLLKQYHHTLINTSGLAVGLPEGQMGNSEVGHMNLGAGRVVYQELTRIQKDIDDGRFFQNNALLKAIDSAIDRKRKVHILGLLSDGGVHSHINHIKASVQMAHERGADIYVHVFTDGRDTAPKSAIQYIEELENFMQELGGGQIASVTGRYYALDRDNRWDRVKQTYDVVACGISEHEAKTAKEAVEMAYARGETDEFILATAIPRKEDGKRVRVKDGDSIIFMNFRSDRARQLTKAFIFDDFEDFHRCNTPVLSAFVTLTEYKKNFEKFGALIAYRPTKLRNTFGEYVAKQGLKQLRIAETEKYAHVTFFFNGGVEEPNDGEDRILINSPKVATYDLQPEMSLPEVKAKLIEAIKSGQYDTFICNIANPDMVGHTGNFDACVKAAEAVDEALGEILATLKEAGGEAIVTADHGNMEMLFNEETGKPVTSHTTFPVPLVYVGDKNYPLKTGGALCDVIPTLFDMMGLEKPEEMTGTSLIDKG; from the coding sequence ATGACAGACAAAGTGCAAATCGAACACAGACCAACGGGATTGATCATCTTGGATGGCTGGGGTCATCGTGAAGCGACGCAGCACAACGCCATTGCACAAGCCAGCACCCCGAACTGGGATAACCTGCTCAAACAATACCACCACACCCTGATCAACACCTCCGGCCTGGCGGTCGGCCTGCCGGAAGGGCAAATGGGGAACTCGGAAGTCGGCCACATGAACCTTGGCGCCGGGCGCGTGGTGTATCAGGAGCTGACCCGCATCCAGAAAGACATCGATGACGGTCGTTTCTTCCAAAACAACGCTTTATTGAAAGCCATCGATTCCGCCATTGACCGCAAGCGCAAGGTTCACATCCTCGGACTCTTGTCGGACGGCGGCGTGCATTCGCACATCAATCACATCAAAGCCAGCGTGCAGATGGCTCATGAGCGTGGCGCGGACATTTATGTGCACGTCTTCACCGACGGCCGCGACACCGCCCCGAAAAGCGCCATCCAGTACATTGAAGAACTGGAAAACTTCATGCAGGAGTTGGGCGGCGGCCAAATCGCTTCGGTAACCGGTCGCTACTACGCACTGGACCGCGACAACCGTTGGGATCGCGTCAAACAAACCTACGACGTCGTCGCCTGCGGCATCAGCGAACACGAAGCCAAAACCGCCAAAGAAGCGGTGGAAATGGCCTATGCGCGCGGCGAAACCGATGAATTCATTCTGGCCACCGCCATTCCACGAAAAGAAGACGGTAAACGCGTCCGCGTCAAAGACGGCGACTCGATTATTTTCATGAATTTCCGTTCGGACCGCGCCCGTCAGCTGACCAAAGCGTTCATCTTCGACGACTTCGAAGATTTCCACCGTTGCAATACACCGGTTCTGTCCGCGTTCGTCACCTTGACCGAATACAAAAAGAATTTTGAAAAATTCGGCGCTTTGATTGCCTACCGCCCGACCAAGCTGCGTAACACTTTCGGGGAATACGTCGCCAAGCAAGGCTTAAAACAGCTACGCATTGCCGAAACCGAAAAATACGCCCACGTCACCTTCTTCTTCAACGGCGGCGTGGAAGAGCCGAACGACGGCGAAGACCGCATTCTGATCAACTCGCCGAAAGTCGCCACTTACGACCTGCAACCGGAAATGAGTTTGCCGGAAGTGAAAGCCAAATTGATCGAAGCCATCAAAAGCGGCCAATACGACACGTTCATTTGCAACATTGCCAATCCGGACATGGTCGGGCATACTGGTAACTTCGACGCCTGCGTGAAAGCCGCCGAAGCGGTTGACGAAGCGCTGGGCGAAATTCTCGCCACCCTCAAGGAAGCCGGTGGCGAAGCCATTGTCACGGCCGACCATGGCAATATGGAAATGTTGTTCAACGAAGAAACCGGCAAACCGGTGACGTCACACACGACTTTCCCGGTGCCACTGGTTTATGTCGGGGATAAAAACTACCCACTGAAAACCGGCGGCGCCCTGTGCGACGTCATCCCAACCCTGTTTGACATGATGGGGCTGGAAAAACCAGAGGAAATGACGGGAACATCCTTGATCGACAAAGGATGA